The Setaria italica strain Yugu1 chromosome IX, Setaria_italica_v2.0, whole genome shotgun sequence genome has a window encoding:
- the LOC101780519 gene encoding ent-isokaurene C2-hydroxylase, with protein MEATTLPLLGLLLVLPLFLIKLVARSYAPAWSRPGKPPPPPRLRLPPGPWQLPLIGSLHHLLLSRHGDLAHRALRDLSRRHGDLMLLRLGAVPTLVVSSAEAAREVMRTHDAAFASRHVTPTLAVFSVGGRDILFSPYGDLWRQLRRICVLELFSPRRVRSFRRIRQEEAASLLRSVADSCASAAQGDAGGTVVDIGERICRAMNDTVVRSAVGGRCARRDEFLRELQTAVALTGGFNLADLYPSSRLVRRLSRALRETERCNRTVRDIMDEIIRDQSAGGGREEEEDDDNLLAVLLRLQRDGDAQCPLTTEIITTVIMEIFAAGSETSSTTLEWALSELTRNPRVMHRAQSEVREAFKGQYKLTEADMEKLNYLAMVIKETLRLHVPVPFLLPRECREEPCRVMDYDIPKGTKVLVNAWAIARDGRYWQDPEEFMPERFEGSDVDFRGADFEFTPFGAGRRMCPGMALGLVNMELALAGLLYHFDWELPGGGGGEELDGDMCEAFGITVKRKDKLVLRATPRIPCAY; from the exons ATGGAGGCGACGACGCTGCCGCTGCTTGGCCTGCTGCTCGTTCTACCCCTCTTCCTCATCAAGCTCGTCGCCAGGAGCTACGCCCCGGCGTGGTCACGGCccgggaagccgccgccgccgccgcgcctgcgcctgccTCCGGGGCCATGGCAGCTGCCGCTCATCGgcagcctccaccacctcctcctgtCCCGCCACGGCGACCTCGCGCACCGGGCGCTGCGCGACCTGTCCCGGCGGCACGGCGACCTCatgctgctccgcctcggcgccgtGCCGACGCTGGTGGTGTcctcggcggaggcggccaggGAGGTGATGAGGACCCACGACGCCGCGTTCGCGAGCCGGCACGTGACGCCGACGCTGGCCGTGTTCAGCGTCGGGGGCCGCGACATCCTCTTCTCCCCCTACGGCGACCTGTGGCGCCAGCTCCGGCGGATCTGCGTGCTCGAGCTCTTCTCCCCGCGCCGTGTCCGGTCCTTCCGCCGCATCAGACAGGAGGAGGCCGCGAGCCTCCTCCGCTCCGTCGCCGACtcctgcgcctccgccgcccaggGTGACGCGGGCGGCACGGTGGTCGACATCGGCGAGAGGATCTGCCGCGCGATGAACGACACCGTGGTGCGGTCGGCCGTCGGCGGCCGGTGCGCGCGGCGCGACGAGTTCCTGCGCGAGCTCCAAACGGCCGTGGCGCTCACCGGCGGCTTCAACCTGGCCGACCTGTACCCGTCGTCGCGGCTGGTGCGCCGGCTCAGCCGCGCGCTGCGGGAGACCGAACGGTGCAACCGGACCGTGCGCGACATCATGGACGAGATCATCCGCGATCAgtccgccggcggcggacgcgaggaggaggaggacgacgacaacCTGCTGGCCGTGCTGCTGAGGCTGCAGAGGGACGGCGATGCGCAATGCCCGCTTACCACAGAGATCATCACCACCGTCATCATG GAAATTTTTGCAGCAGGGAGCGAGACCTCATCAACAACACTAGAATGGGCATTGTCAGAGCTGACGAGGAACCCAAGGGTGATGCACAGGGCTCAATCTGAGGTTCGAGAGGCCTTCAAAGGCCAATACAAGCTAACCGAGGCGGACATGGAGAAGCTCAACTACCTCGCTATGGTGATCAAGGAGACGCTGCGCCTCCACGTCCCAGTCCCATTCCTGCTCCCGCGGGAGTGCCGGGAGGAGCCCTGCCGCGTCATGGACTACGACATCCCCAAAGGAACCAAGGTGCTCGTGAACGCATGGGCGATCGCCAGGGACGGCCGGTACTGGCAGGATCCGGAGGAGTTCATGCCGGAGCGGTTCGAGGGGTCTGATGTGGATTTTAGAGGCGCCGACTTCGAGTTCACCCccttcggcgccggccggcggatGTGCCCCGGCATGGCACTCGGGCtcgtgaacatggagctggcgcTCGCGGGGCTCCTCTACCACTTCGACTGGGAGCTTccggggggaggaggaggagaggagcttGATGGCGACATGTGTGAGGCGTTTGGGATCACGGTGAAGAGGAAGGACAAGCTCGTGCTGCGCGCCACGCCACGGATTCCGTGCGCGTACTAG